A region of Malaclemys terrapin pileata isolate rMalTer1 chromosome 5, rMalTer1.hap1, whole genome shotgun sequence DNA encodes the following proteins:
- the LOC128838280 gene encoding uncharacterized protein LOC128838280 yields MMLGRTLKDAIRCHYAKNLKQKPDQGKVFEVSRKWDASNHFLPGGSFTRFADWRFVHWARLNCVPLNGAIRHGNRDKRCRKCGYTNKSLPHILCGCKQHSGAWQHRHNAIQNRLVKAIPPSLGKITVDSTIPRTDSRLRPDIVVTNAEKKKVLIVDVTVPFENRSPAFHEARARKVLKYTPLADPLRTQGYEVQIHALVVGALGAWDTHNEPVLRACGVVQCYAQLMRQLMVSDTIRWSRDINTEHITGHRQYQVEKPRTLTRKITHFLP; encoded by the coding sequence ATGATGCTGGGAAGGACCCTGAAAGACGCCATCCGCTGCCACTATGCCAAGAACCTCAAGCAGAAGCCAGACCAGGGCAAGGTGTTTGAGGTGTCCAGAaagtgggatgccagcaaccacttcctccccggggGCAGCTTCACCAGGTTCGCTGACTGGCGGTTCGTCCACTGGGCCCGACTCAACTGTGTTCCCCTCAACGGAGCCATCCGCCACGGCAACcgggacaagcgctgcaggaagtgtggctacaccaacaagtccctgccccacatcctgtgtggatgcaaacagcACTCCGGAGCCTGGCAGCACCgccacaatgccatccagaacCGACTGGTGAAAGCCATCCCACCGTCCCTGGGAAAGATCACCGTCGACTCCACCATCCCCAGGACAGACAGCCGACTGCGACCCGACATTGTTGTGACCAATGCGGAAAAGAAGAAGGTCCTCATAGTAGACGTCACGGTGCCATTTGAAAACAGGTCACCGGCCTTCCATGAGGCCCGAGCACGGAAGGTGCTGAAGTACACCCCTCTGGCTGACCCCCTGAGAACCCAGGGCTATGAGGTCCAAATACATGCCCTGGTCGTAGGAGCCCTGGGTGCATGGGACACCCACAACGAGCCGGTACTGAGAGCGTGCGGAGTCGTTCAATGCTATGCccagctcatgagacagctcatggtgtctgacaccatcaggtggtccagagacatcaacacggaacacatcacaggacaccgccAGTACCAGGTTGAGAAACCGAGAACACTGACCAggaaaataacccacttccttccctga